The window CGTCTTTGTCCTCGGTCTTGATTTGCGTCACAACGCACGGGCCGGCCTCAATGACAGTCACCGGTACAAGATGACCTTTCTCATCGAAGACCTGGGTCATTCCCAGCTTCTTTCCTAAAATTCCATTGATCATTTGATGATCCCCTAAAGCTTGATCTCGATATCCACGCCGCTGGGCAAATCGAGACGCATGAGAGCGTCAATCGTCTTAGGCCCCGGATTCAAGATATCGATCAGACGCTTGTGCGTCCTGATCTCGAAGTGCTCCATCGATTCCTTGTCGATGGTGGTGCCGCGGT of the bacterium genome contains:
- the rpsJ gene encoding 30S ribosomal protein S10 — translated: MRKDKVRIRLKAFDHRVLDQSAERIVETVRHTGARISGPVLLPTEKDIYCVNRGTTIDKESMEHFEIRTHKRLIDILNPGPKTIDALMRLDLPSGVDIEIKL